From a region of the Thiorhodovibrio winogradskyi genome:
- a CDS encoding SpoIIE family protein phosphatase, which translates to MNQANLDIGPVPPLARLRNRLLLSTVGVAGLILCGLLLWNYLSFRDRLTEDAQVRARFLANGAADRIDTTLGRLQSLVDGMAISLNAAGLDLTLKQVRALQEQALRNQPALYGISLSWLPEHKPSKWAAWAPFSYRVNGNLAYKDLGAENQDYIAQDWFALPRFLDRPVWTEPYIATTGVRMVTYSAPLRLPSPEGPVFVGVVTCDIELAWLDRLLANLPLDDNGYGFLLSRNGVHISHPVADFTMDESVFSVAEAREDPELRQAGQTMLFGKPGMRPWIGWATEEKSWLAWDRLSTTGWISGVMISQTQLNREIAQLTQFQALAGGGGLLVLVLAVGWIARSITRPITALSEAAPSIAAGRLDDPLPLPRGRDEIARLTAIFRTMRDHLKGYLADLEATTAARERIQGELRIARDIQMDLVPKTFPAFPEREDMDLFAIIEPAREVGGDFYDFLLLDEDQVFLAIADVSGKGVPAALFMAVTRSLLRAEVKANPDPGQMLARLNDALAEHNDSCMFVTLFCALVSLSDGSMRYANAGHNPPLWLRADGRIDWLDSPAGIAAGPVADLDYTTGHIQLAPGESLLLYTDGVNEAIDINNQAFGNQRMLERLHASRSLNCRETLTALLADIREHTGEAEQFDDITMMLFRREGTRMSQASTLTLTNDLSELTRLASWLERFGNEQGIDEKTLYQLNLALDELVTNIIHHAYPDGQAHSFNLLLQRLEDRIEAELSDDGIPFNPLEMPEPDTQAAIDSRQIGGLGIHFVRQTMDEVHYRFEQGHNHLRLIKYLTTLQTS; encoded by the coding sequence ATGAACCAGGCCAATCTCGACATAGGCCCCGTGCCGCCACTGGCGCGGTTGCGCAACCGCCTGCTGTTGTCGACCGTGGGCGTCGCGGGCCTGATTCTGTGCGGCCTGTTACTGTGGAATTACCTGAGCTTCCGCGACCGCCTGACCGAAGACGCGCAAGTCCGCGCGCGCTTTCTGGCCAATGGCGCCGCTGATCGCATCGACACCACCCTGGGCCGCCTGCAAAGCCTGGTCGACGGCATGGCGATCAGCCTGAATGCCGCCGGGCTCGATCTGACGCTAAAGCAAGTGCGTGCGCTGCAGGAACAGGCATTGCGCAACCAGCCAGCGCTATACGGCATATCGTTGTCCTGGTTACCGGAGCACAAACCATCAAAGTGGGCCGCCTGGGCGCCTTTCAGCTATCGCGTGAACGGCAACCTGGCCTACAAGGACCTGGGCGCGGAGAACCAGGATTACATCGCACAGGACTGGTTCGCCCTGCCACGTTTTCTTGACCGCCCGGTGTGGACAGAACCCTATATCGCCACCACCGGTGTGCGCATGGTGACCTACTCAGCGCCTCTGCGCCTGCCCTCCCCAGAGGGGCCGGTTTTCGTCGGCGTGGTGACCTGCGATATCGAGCTGGCCTGGCTCGACCGGCTTCTGGCCAATCTCCCGTTGGATGACAATGGCTACGGCTTTTTGCTCAGTCGCAATGGCGTGCACATCAGTCACCCTGTCGCCGATTTCACCATGGACGAGTCGGTTTTCAGCGTCGCCGAGGCCCGCGAGGATCCCGAGCTGCGCCAGGCCGGCCAGACGATGCTCTTCGGCAAGCCTGGCATGCGACCCTGGATCGGCTGGGCCACGGAGGAGAAAAGCTGGCTGGCCTGGGATCGGCTGTCGACCACCGGCTGGATATCCGGCGTGATGATTTCCCAAACCCAGCTCAATCGCGAGATTGCCCAGCTCACCCAATTTCAGGCGCTCGCCGGCGGCGGCGGATTGTTGGTGCTGGTGCTGGCGGTCGGCTGGATTGCCCGCTCCATTACCCGCCCCATCACCGCACTCAGCGAGGCCGCGCCCAGTATCGCCGCTGGTCGCCTTGATGATCCACTCCCACTGCCGAGGGGCCGCGACGAAATCGCGCGCCTCACGGCCATCTTCCGCACCATGCGTGATCATCTCAAAGGCTACCTGGCCGACCTGGAAGCCACGACCGCGGCGCGCGAGCGCATCCAAGGCGAACTGCGCATCGCTCGCGACATTCAGATGGACCTGGTGCCCAAAACCTTCCCCGCCTTTCCCGAGCGCGAGGACATGGATCTCTTCGCCATCATCGAGCCGGCGCGCGAGGTGGGCGGTGATTTCTATGATTTTCTGCTGCTTGACGAAGATCAGGTCTTTCTCGCCATTGCCGATGTCTCCGGCAAGGGCGTGCCGGCGGCCCTGTTCATGGCCGTCACCCGCAGTCTGTTGCGCGCCGAGGTCAAGGCCAACCCGGACCCAGGGCAGATGCTCGCGCGCCTGAACGACGCCCTGGCCGAGCACAATGACTCCTGCATGTTCGTCACGCTGTTCTGCGCCCTGGTCTCCTTGTCTGACGGCAGCATGCGCTACGCCAATGCCGGACATAATCCGCCACTGTGGCTACGCGCGGATGGCCGCATCGACTGGCTCGACTCCCCGGCCGGCATCGCCGCTGGCCCCGTCGCCGATCTCGACTACACCACCGGCCACATCCAGCTGGCCCCCGGCGAGAGCCTGCTGCTCTACACCGATGGCGTCAACGAGGCCATCGACATTAACAACCAAGCCTTTGGCAACCAACGCATGCTTGAGCGCCTGCATGCCAGCCGGTCGTTGAATTGCCGCGAGACGCTCACCGCCCTGCTGGCGGACATTCGCGAGCACACCGGCGAAGCCGAGCAATTCGATGACATCACCATGATGCTGTTTCGCCGCGAGGGGACAAGGATGAGCCAAGCAAGCACACTCACCCTCACCAATGACCTGTCCGAGCTGACCCGGCTGGCATCCTGGCTGGAGCGCTTTGGTAACGAGCAAGGCATTGATGAAAAAACACTTTACCAGCTGAACCTGGCCCTCGACGAGTTGGTCACCAACATCATCCACCATGCCTATCCCGACGGCCAGGCGCACAGCTTCAACCTGCTGCTGCAACGGCTAGAGGATCGAATCGAGGCGGAACTCAGCGACGATGGCATCCCCTTCAATCCGCTGGAGATGCCGGAACCTGACACCCAAGCCGCGATTGACTCACGCCAAATCGGCGGACTGGGAATCCATTTTGTGCGTCAAACCATGGACGAAGTCCATTACCGCTTTGAACAAGGCCATAACCATCTGCGCTTGATCAAATACCTGACCACTTTGCAAACCAGCTAA
- a CDS encoding STAS domain-containing protein, with protein sequence MRQGTRCQNTGSSKIPATPKDEPHARIPVMPSNRHHLDRNTNSMDILIEKQSDALVFVIKGRLDGSTAPTLQEQLISELAAAPLVLLDCAALDYISSAGLRVLLLATKECKKAKRPFGICNLQNEVREVFKMSGFSSIIDIFDSREQALEKLASPA encoded by the coding sequence GTGCGCCAGGGCACGCGGTGCCAAAATACCGGCAGTTCCAAAATACCGGCCACCCCGAAGGATGAGCCCCATGCAAGAATCCCCGTGATGCCGAGTAACCGTCATCACCTCGACCGGAACACGAATTCGATGGATATTTTAATTGAAAAACAGTCTGATGCACTTGTCTTTGTCATCAAGGGGCGGCTCGATGGCAGCACCGCTCCAACGTTGCAAGAGCAGCTGATCAGCGAGCTTGCCGCCGCGCCCCTGGTTCTCCTGGATTGTGCCGCGCTCGATTACATCTCCAGTGCCGGACTGCGGGTGCTGTTGCTGGCCACCAAAGAGTGCAAAAAAGCCAAACGGCCATTCGGCATCTGCAACCTTCAAAACGAGGTACGGGAAGTCTTCAAGATGAGTGGCTTCAGTTCGATCATCGACATCTTTGACTCGCGCGAACAGGCACTCGAAAAACTCGCCTCGCCTGCCTGA
- the leuS gene encoding leucine--tRNA ligase: protein MHSDYDPQAIEAEAQAFWDANQSFRAIEDPAREKFYCLSMFPYPSGRLHMGHVRNYTIGDVISRYQRMLGKNVLQPMGWDAFGLPAENAAIKHGIPPSQWTRSNLEYMKAQLKQLGFGYDWTRELATCDPDYYRWEQWLFTRLVEKGLAYRATAMVNWDPVDQTVLANEQVIDGRGWRSGAPVEKREIEQWSVRITDYAQELLDALDGLDGWPEQVRTMQRNWIGRSEGVAMTFGIEGSEETLGIYTTRADTLMGVTYVAVAAEHPLARRMAAQDAGLAAFIEDCRQGGISEAEIETMEKKGHPLGLNALHPVSGEAVPIYAANFVLMGYGTGAVMAVPGHDQRDWEFAERHGIPKKQVIIPADGAPSNGENAGIEQGAYVEKGILTDSGPFDGLASDDAIEAIADWLAERGRGEKRVNYRLRDWGVSRQRYWGCPLPIVRAADGGIRVETELPVRLPEDVVVDGSGSPLKKMPEFYQLPNGESRETDTFDTFVESSWYYARYCSADCDSAMLDQRANYWLPVDQYVGGIEHAVLHLLYARFFHKLMRDEGLVDCDEPFARLLTQGMVVAETWYREDAEGRKQWFNPTEIKVSRDDKGQVVGAVLEADGEPVFFGGIEKMSKSKNNGVDPEQLIARYGADTVRLYTMFTAPPDQSLEWNDEGVEGAARFLKRLWHLAATQAEMVRAQSPDAIILADLDKPLADARRELHLALKKALFDYERQQFNTVVSGCMTMVNVLHKLSLDGSRARAVFREGLTLVLRLLAPIAPHVSHYLWRELDFGEDVLGAGWPEVDEAALEQDSIEYVVQVNGKVRGKIQVPAAARREEIEASALRNENVSRHLEGKTPRKVILVPGKLVNLVVG from the coding sequence ATGCACAGCGATTATGATCCCCAGGCCATCGAGGCCGAGGCCCAGGCGTTTTGGGATGCCAACCAGTCGTTTCGCGCGATTGAGGACCCGGCGCGCGAGAAGTTCTACTGCCTGTCCATGTTCCCTTACCCAAGCGGACGGCTGCACATGGGCCATGTGCGAAATTACACCATTGGCGATGTGATTTCGCGCTATCAGCGCATGCTGGGCAAGAATGTGCTCCAACCCATGGGGTGGGATGCCTTCGGTCTGCCGGCTGAAAACGCCGCCATCAAACATGGCATACCGCCATCGCAATGGACGCGCTCGAATCTTGAGTATATGAAAGCCCAGCTCAAGCAGCTCGGCTTTGGCTACGACTGGACGCGCGAGTTGGCGACCTGCGATCCTGATTACTACCGCTGGGAGCAGTGGCTGTTCACCCGACTGGTCGAGAAGGGCCTGGCCTATCGCGCCACCGCCATGGTCAACTGGGATCCCGTTGATCAAACCGTGCTGGCCAACGAGCAGGTCATCGACGGGCGCGGCTGGCGCTCGGGCGCTCCGGTGGAGAAGCGCGAGATCGAGCAATGGTCGGTGCGCATCACCGATTATGCCCAGGAACTGCTCGATGCCCTGGATGGCCTGGACGGCTGGCCGGAGCAGGTGCGCACCATGCAGCGCAACTGGATCGGGCGCTCCGAGGGCGTTGCCATGACCTTTGGCATCGAGGGCTCCGAAGAGACTTTGGGTATTTACACCACTCGCGCCGATACCCTGATGGGCGTGACCTATGTCGCCGTGGCCGCCGAGCATCCGCTGGCGCGGCGCATGGCCGCTCAAGATGCTGGGCTGGCGGCCTTTATCGAGGACTGTCGCCAGGGCGGTATTTCCGAGGCCGAGATCGAGACCATGGAGAAGAAGGGGCATCCGCTGGGGTTGAATGCCCTGCATCCGGTCAGCGGAGAAGCCGTGCCCATCTACGCCGCCAACTTCGTCCTCATGGGCTATGGCACCGGCGCGGTCATGGCGGTGCCGGGGCATGATCAGCGCGACTGGGAATTCGCCGAGCGCCATGGCATCCCCAAGAAACAGGTCATTATCCCGGCCGATGGCGCGCCCTCCAATGGAGAGAACGCGGGCATTGAACAGGGCGCTTATGTCGAGAAAGGCATCCTGACCGACTCCGGCCCCTTCGATGGCCTGGCCTCGGACGATGCCATCGAGGCCATCGCCGACTGGCTCGCCGAGCGCGGACGCGGCGAGAAGCGGGTGAATTATCGTCTGCGCGACTGGGGCGTGTCACGCCAGCGCTACTGGGGCTGTCCGCTACCCATCGTGCGCGCGGCCGACGGCGGCATTCGCGTCGAGACCGAGCTGCCGGTGCGCCTGCCCGAGGACGTGGTGGTGGATGGCTCGGGCTCGCCGCTGAAAAAAATGCCCGAGTTTTATCAGCTGCCCAATGGCGAGAGCCGCGAGACCGACACCTTCGACACCTTTGTCGAGTCGAGCTGGTACTACGCCCGCTACTGCTCGGCCGATTGCGACAGCGCCATGCTGGATCAGCGGGCCAATTACTGGCTGCCGGTCGATCAGTACGTCGGCGGCATTGAGCACGCGGTGCTGCATCTGCTCTACGCGCGCTTTTTTCATAAGCTGATGCGCGACGAGGGCCTGGTTGACTGCGACGAGCCCTTCGCGCGCTTGCTCACCCAGGGCATGGTGGTGGCCGAGACCTGGTATCGGGAAGATGCCGAGGGGCGCAAGCAGTGGTTCAATCCCACCGAGATCAAGGTCAGTCGCGATGATAAGGGCCAGGTGGTGGGTGCGGTGCTGGAGGCTGATGGCGAGCCCGTGTTCTTCGGTGGCATCGAAAAGATGTCCAAATCCAAGAACAACGGCGTCGATCCCGAGCAGCTCATCGCCCGCTATGGCGCCGATACCGTGCGGCTTTACACCATGTTCACCGCACCGCCGGATCAGTCGCTGGAGTGGAACGACGAGGGCGTGGAGGGTGCCGCGCGTTTTCTCAAGCGACTCTGGCATCTCGCCGCGACCCAGGCCGAGATGGTCCGCGCGCAGTCGCCCGATGCAATCATCCTGGCCGATCTTGATAAGCCACTCGCCGACGCCCGGCGCGAATTGCACCTGGCGCTGAAAAAGGCGCTCTTCGACTACGAACGCCAGCAGTTCAATACCGTGGTCTCCGGCTGCATGACCATGGTCAATGTGCTGCACAAGCTGTCGCTGGACGGATCGCGGGCACGAGCGGTCTTCCGTGAGGGACTCACCCTGGTGCTGCGGCTGCTCGCGCCCATTGCTCCCCATGTCAGCCATTATTTGTGGCGGGAACTGGACTTTGGCGAGGATGTGCTTGGCGCCGGCTGGCCCGAGGTGGATGAGGCGGCGCTGGAGCAGGACAGCATCGAATACGTGGTGCAGGTCAACGGCAAGGTGCGCGGCAAGATTCAGGTGCCGGCGGCGGCCAGGCGCGAGGAGATCGAGGCCAGCGCACTGCGCAACGAGAACGTCAGCCGCCACCTGGAGGGTAAGACTCCGCGCAAGGTCATACTGGTGCCGGGCAAGCTGGTCAATCTGGTGGTGGGTTAA
- a CDS encoding ABC transporter substrate-binding protein: MLDPRSFVLCAALLASSTGLAEAPVPLPIPESIPESIPESIPESITESITESIPESIPESIPESIPRAEDGANPLTPVRIALQWSPQSQFAGFYLAREQGLYAAAGADVRFVHANANRSSLDWLQKGDAELATAFLADAMVAAANADAASNSAGEATSDASGDASDDDGSDNRTGARRPVLIGQLVQRSNLMLLAWKDRGIEHLEDLNGQRVSLWPGPFTASVHALLSARRIAPELIPQYGTVNLFLHGGVSACAAMEYNEYHRIWQAGVDADRLTAFLLRDFGFDFPEDGLYARADWLEQHGALARRLWQATLKGWEYARAHPPQAIDLVMAEAERAQVPTNRPHEHWMLKHLLASIFLDDIEEPRTSARLSAAAHAATAKALVAAERIDKALPLAVFCPGCGEKDQQGPNSTHARARPSGVPNDNTDAKLDENP; the protein is encoded by the coding sequence ATGCTGGATCCGCGATCTTTTGTCCTATGCGCGGCACTGCTCGCCTCCTCAACGGGGCTCGCCGAGGCGCCCGTGCCCTTGCCGATACCAGAGTCGATACCAGAGTCGATACCAGAGTCGATACCAGAGTCGATAACAGAGTCGATAACAGAGTCGATACCAGAGTCGATACCAGAGTCGATACCAGAGTCGATACCAAGAGCGGAGGACGGGGCCAATCCACTGACGCCAGTGCGCATCGCCTTGCAATGGAGTCCGCAGAGCCAGTTCGCTGGTTTTTATCTGGCCCGAGAGCAGGGCCTTTACGCGGCGGCCGGGGCGGATGTGCGCTTCGTGCATGCCAATGCCAACCGCTCATCGCTTGATTGGCTGCAAAAGGGCGATGCCGAGCTTGCCACCGCCTTTCTCGCCGATGCCATGGTGGCTGCCGCCAACGCCGATGCCGCTAGCAACAGCGCTGGCGAAGCCACTAGCGATGCAAGTGGCGACGCAAGTGACGATGACGGGAGCGATAACAGGACAGGGGCCAGGCGCCCGGTGCTGATCGGCCAATTGGTTCAACGCTCCAACCTGATGCTATTGGCATGGAAGGATCGCGGCATTGAGCATCTTGAGGATCTGAATGGCCAGCGCGTCAGCCTATGGCCTGGACCTTTCACGGCGTCCGTTCACGCATTGCTTTCGGCCCGCCGGATCGCACCAGAGCTCATCCCACAATACGGCACGGTGAACTTGTTTCTGCACGGCGGTGTCTCCGCCTGCGCCGCCATGGAATACAACGAATACCATCGCATTTGGCAGGCGGGCGTCGATGCGGACCGCCTGACGGCCTTTCTGCTGCGCGATTTTGGATTCGATTTCCCCGAGGATGGGCTTTACGCCCGCGCCGACTGGCTTGAACAGCACGGCGCCCTGGCGCGGCGCCTGTGGCAAGCGACCCTTAAGGGCTGGGAATACGCGCGCGCCCATCCGCCGCAGGCCATCGACCTGGTGATGGCCGAAGCCGAACGCGCCCAAGTCCCAACCAACCGCCCGCATGAACACTGGATGCTCAAGCATCTGCTCGCATCCATCTTCCTTGATGACATCGAGGAACCGCGCACCTCGGCACGCCTTTCGGCCGCTGCCCATGCCGCCACTGCCAAGGCATTGGTCGCGGCTGAGCGAATCGACAAAGCACTGCCCCTCGCGGTCTTTTGTCCTGGATGTGGCGAGAAGGATCAACAGGGCCCCAACAGCACCCATGCCCGAGCGCGGCCGAGCGGGGTACCGAACGACAACACCGATGCCAAGCTCGATGAAAACCCCTAG
- a CDS encoding zinc ribbon-containing protein — protein MSDHPSDHSTSHSDQSKPESVDRLVDAYERMLERTRERLDAAEDATPKLRDWLEKARDHMVELGELTREEANRVAEYIERDIEDAAHYLVDTGEELKTWWRFDLELIEERLLEVFTSVADQTSLQLQAWAERAEQARTQRRYHSGEITGPGTLVCNHCGARVHFQRATRISDCAECQGKEFRREPS, from the coding sequence ATGTCCGATCATCCCTCTGATCACTCCACGAGCCACTCCGATCAGTCCAAGCCAGAAAGCGTCGATCGCCTGGTCGATGCCTATGAGCGCATGCTCGAGCGCACCCGCGAGCGCCTTGATGCCGCCGAGGATGCGACGCCCAAGCTGCGCGACTGGCTGGAAAAAGCCCGTGACCACATGGTTGAACTTGGCGAACTCACGCGCGAGGAGGCCAATCGCGTCGCCGAGTACATCGAGCGCGACATCGAGGATGCCGCCCACTATTTGGTCGACACCGGCGAGGAGCTGAAAACCTGGTGGCGTTTCGATTTGGAACTGATCGAGGAACGGCTGCTCGAGGTCTTTACCAGCGTGGCGGATCAAACCAGCCTGCAACTGCAAGCCTGGGCCGAACGCGCCGAGCAGGCCCGAACCCAGCGACGCTACCACAGCGGCGAGATCACCGGCCCCGGCACACTGGTTTGCAACCACTGCGGCGCTCGGGTGCATTTTCAGCGTGCGACGCGCATATCCGACTGTGCGGAATGTCAGGGCAAGGAATTTCGCCGCGAGCCATCTTGA